One Pullulanibacillus sp. KACC 23026 DNA segment encodes these proteins:
- a CDS encoding ThuA domain-containing protein — MKVTVWNEFRHEREHEEVRSVYPNGIHEVIAEFLQTAGFEVGTATLDEPEHGLTEDVLSQTDVLVWWGHMAHHEVSDRIVDRIHQRVLDGMGLIVLHSGHFSKIFKKLMGTSCDLKWREAGENERLWVVNPNHPIVQGIGETIELEHEEMYGEHFDIPAPDELVLVSWFKGGEVFRSGCVFNRGQGKIFYFRPGHETFPTYYQEPVQKVITNAARYVAPVKRDKPVYGNAQPLESL, encoded by the coding sequence ATGAAAGTTACAGTTTGGAATGAGTTTCGCCATGAGCGAGAGCATGAGGAAGTTAGAAGTGTGTATCCAAATGGGATTCATGAGGTTATTGCCGAATTTTTACAAACGGCGGGCTTTGAAGTTGGGACGGCTACTCTTGACGAACCTGAGCATGGATTAACTGAAGACGTGTTAAGCCAAACAGATGTCCTTGTTTGGTGGGGACATATGGCCCATCATGAAGTGTCAGATCGCATTGTCGACAGGATTCATCAACGCGTCCTTGATGGAATGGGTTTAATCGTCTTACACTCCGGACATTTTTCTAAGATTTTCAAAAAGCTAATGGGGACGTCCTGCGATCTTAAGTGGCGTGAGGCCGGAGAAAATGAACGGTTATGGGTGGTTAATCCCAATCATCCAATCGTCCAAGGAATTGGGGAAACGATTGAGCTTGAGCATGAAGAAATGTATGGTGAGCACTTTGATATCCCAGCACCTGATGAGTTAGTTCTTGTTAGTTGGTTCAAAGGTGGAGAAGTGTTCAGAAGCGGATGTGTGTTCAACAGAGGCCAAGGCAAAATTTTTTACTTTAGACCAGGGCATGAAACATTCCCAACCTATTACCAGGAACCAGTTCAAAAGGTCATCACTAATGCCGCCCGCTATGTAGCACCAGTTAAACGAGACAAACCAGTATATGGGAATGCCCAACCATTGGAATCACTATAA
- a CDS encoding NAD(P)-dependent oxidoreductase — MGQGMVRNLMKAGYRVNVYNRTKSKADALIEDGAVWMPTIQDISKNSDVIITIVGYPKDVEQVYLEDGIVAHAKQGSTLIDMTTSSPKLAERIYEEAKANGLSSLDAPVSGGDVGAQNGKLSIMVGGDKNVFETVRPIFEAMGQNIVYQGQAGSGQHTKLSNQIAIAGTMLGVCEAIAYAAKAGLDPDQVLKSIAAGAAGSFSLSNLAPRMLKGDFAPGFYVKHFIKDMRIALESAEELGLLTPGLALAKKRYEELAEQGGENFGTQALYKLYL; from the coding sequence ATGGGGCAAGGGATGGTTCGGAACTTAATGAAGGCGGGTTATCGCGTTAATGTCTATAACCGAACAAAGTCAAAAGCAGATGCGCTTATTGAAGATGGGGCGGTTTGGATGCCTACGATCCAGGATATTTCTAAAAATTCAGATGTTATTATTACGATTGTAGGCTACCCTAAGGATGTTGAGCAGGTATACTTGGAAGACGGGATCGTGGCCCATGCGAAACAGGGAAGTACCTTAATTGATATGACCACCTCTTCACCAAAGCTTGCTGAGCGTATCTATGAAGAAGCTAAAGCGAATGGGCTTTCGAGTCTGGATGCACCGGTTTCCGGAGGCGATGTTGGCGCTCAAAATGGTAAACTTTCGATCATGGTAGGCGGCGATAAAAACGTGTTTGAAACCGTCCGCCCAATTTTTGAAGCTATGGGTCAAAACATCGTTTACCAGGGGCAAGCTGGGTCCGGTCAGCATACCAAATTAAGTAACCAAATTGCCATTGCCGGAACGATGCTTGGTGTCTGTGAAGCAATCGCTTATGCTGCTAAGGCTGGTTTGGATCCTGATCAAGTCCTAAAAAGCATTGCGGCAGGTGCAGCAGGGAGTTTCTCTCTTTCCAATTTGGCACCGCGCATGTTAAAAGGGGATTTTGCTCCTGGCTTCTATGTAAAGCATTTTATTAAAGATATGAGGATCGCCTTAGAGTCGGCTGAAGAATTGGGCTTATTGACACCAGGACTCGCTCTAGCTAAAAAAAGATATGAAGAATTAGCCGAACAAGGCGGCGAGAATTTTGGTACGCAAGCCCTTTACAAGCTTTATTTATAA